A window of the Cannabis sativa cultivar Pink pepper isolate KNU-18-1 chromosome X, ASM2916894v1, whole genome shotgun sequence genome harbors these coding sequences:
- the LOC115703253 gene encoding uncharacterized protein LOC115703253: protein MADDLFFFTKDVLLIKAPKKSPLVLRMIVLVFAMVCGVYICSICLKQVSTRNKVGYLNLQVIEKPCQEPNIESLETPLVHYPKPKNYSRAECACNPVRYFAILSMQRSGSGWFETLLNNHTNISSNGEVFSVKVRRSNISTIVETLDRIYNLDWFSSASKNECTAAVGLKWMLNQGLMQHHKEIVKYFESRGVTAIFLFRRNLLRRMISVLANSYDREVKLLNGTHKSHVHSPLEADILAKYKPTVNAALLIPNLKQVEETTTKALEYFKSTRHMVVYYEDVVKNRTKLTDVQDFLKVPRMELKSRQVKIHKGSLSNLVENWDDIQKALTGTPFESFLHADYRRR, encoded by the exons ATGGCTGACGATCTATTTTTCTTCACCAAG GATGTTTTACTGATAAAGGCGCCCAAGAAATCTCCATTGGTGTTGAGGATGATTGTATTGGTATTTGCAATGGTGTGTGGTGTATATATATGCTCCATTTGTCTGAAGCAAGTTAGCACCCGGAACAAGGTTGGATATTTGAATCTCCAGGTGATTGAAAAGCCTTGTCAAGAACCGAATATTGAATCCTTGGAAACTCCTCTTGTGCACTACCCCAAACCCAAGAATTATAGCAG GGCTGAATGCGCATGCAATCCTGTGCGATATTTCGCCATTTTATCAATGCAGAGGTCTGGAAGTGGGTGGTTTGAAACATTGTTGAATAACCATACTAACATTAGCTCAAATGGGGAGGTATTCTCCGTCAAAGTTAGGAGAAGTAACATCTCAACCATTGTGGAGACTTTGGATAGAATTTACAATCTAGACTGGTTTAGTAGTGCCTCAAAGAATGAGTGTACAGCTGCAGTAGGGTTAAAGTGGATGCTTAATCAG GGTTTAATGCAGCATCACAAGGAAATAGTGAAGTATTTTGAAAGTCGAGGTGTTACTGCAATCTTTCTCTTTCGTAGAAATCTTTTGCGCAGGATGATCTCAGTTCTCGCAAATTCTTATGATAGAGAAGTCAAGTTACTGAATGGAACACACAAGTCCCATGTACATTCTCCCCTTGag GCAGACATACTGGCGAAGTACAAGCCAACAGTTAATGCAGCATTGCTGATACCCAACTTGAAACAAGTAGAAGAGACAACAACCAAAGCTTTGGAGTACTTCAAGAGTACGAGGCATATGGTTGTTTACTACGAGGATGTAGTCAAAAACCGCACT AAGCTTACAGATGTTCAAGATTTTTTAAAGGTTCCGCGAATGGAACTAAAGAGCCGCCAAGTGAAGATTCACAAAGGTTCTTTGTCTAATCTGGTTGAAAATTGGGATGACATCCAAAAGGCTCTCACAGGAACACCATTTGAGAGCTTCCTTCATGCAGATTATCGAAGAAGATAA